One stretch of Sphingobacteriales bacterium DNA includes these proteins:
- the pglZ gene encoding BREX-3 system phosphatase PglZ, with amino-acid sequence MSNWVDKYKSLVISSHKQHIIVADQDNLFDYAEMKSAFENDGYTILNCKTDLAVRLSFELQVRESDKKSLIIAPAAYRPLPDIETQVHFQAIGLPQLFPNLDAKAIKGLSFNALCTLFNIKTYEDLSYDKTLKFLLENLFNVDFDTLTNNKAKERILNALITVFLEKNGINEPLAKFLANIAKPYFPTLVSKGLSNASLVKFIQEQWQEFVTNGSSLIDFKEPLLCKSLGYLFAFKYLSPIQVSPDAFDKFPKPLKIGLYVDEKGHNDNELEGLIEYLKQQLEIIEDIADHWFKIIQVLSNAKLRYLSSGNSALKSAYQKIDNAFNIRFQRFIDNTYGSLFSLSGVRKPVVVSRILEHINAKPSKKTALLVIDGMNYWQWNILSKSLTDAGIQYSSNASLAYIPTITAWSRQAIFKGDKPDLAADNAKEAKLFEAYWIKHGLPGYQITYSKFSVNEPLVLSNISPDTTILGLVCNDLDEIMHGSILGDSQLKISTEQWIAKSNIVEIILSLRARGFQVYITSDHGNIEATGLKNLTMKDKVGALSRGKRHLYFTNETLLQSFIDQNPDVEVGKKGLSLYLRKQEAFTTENSQVITHGGSHIWEVLVPFISINE; translated from the coding sequence ATGAGTAATTGGGTTGATAAATATAAAAGTTTGGTGATTTCCAGCCACAAACAGCACATCATTGTTGCTGATCAGGATAACCTTTTCGATTATGCAGAAATGAAGTCGGCATTTGAAAATGATGGCTACACCATTCTAAATTGCAAAACTGATTTAGCTGTGCGCTTATCATTCGAATTACAGGTAAGAGAGTCAGATAAAAAGTCACTCATTATTGCACCGGCAGCATATCGTCCATTGCCGGATATTGAAACACAGGTTCACTTTCAAGCCATCGGTTTACCCCAGTTATTCCCTAATCTGGATGCTAAAGCAATCAAGGGATTAAGCTTTAATGCGCTCTGTACTCTTTTCAACATCAAGACCTATGAGGATTTAAGTTATGATAAGACGCTGAAATTTTTATTGGAAAATCTATTTAACGTAGATTTTGATACACTCACCAACAATAAGGCAAAGGAGAGGATACTCAATGCACTCATCACCGTATTTCTTGAAAAAAATGGCATCAATGAACCTTTGGCAAAGTTTCTCGCCAATATTGCAAAACCTTATTTCCCAACATTGGTATCAAAGGGATTAAGCAATGCCAGCCTGGTAAAGTTTATTCAGGAACAGTGGCAGGAGTTTGTTACAAATGGTAGCTCATTGATTGATTTCAAAGAGCCACTCTTGTGTAAAAGTTTAGGATATCTTTTCGCTTTTAAGTACTTAAGCCCAATACAGGTAAGCCCTGATGCTTTTGATAAATTTCCTAAGCCTTTGAAGATTGGTTTGTATGTTGATGAAAAAGGTCACAATGATAACGAACTGGAAGGCCTGATTGAATACCTGAAGCAACAGCTTGAAATTATTGAAGATATAGCTGATCATTGGTTCAAAATCATCCAAGTGCTGTCAAATGCCAAGTTAAGGTATTTGTCATCCGGCAATTCAGCATTGAAATCCGCCTATCAGAAAATTGATAATGCTTTCAACATACGTTTCCAGCGTTTCATTGATAATACCTACGGAAGCTTATTTTCCCTGAGTGGTGTGAGAAAGCCGGTAGTTGTTTCACGGATATTGGAACACATCAATGCAAAGCCATCTAAAAAGACAGCACTACTGGTTATTGATGGAATGAACTACTGGCAATGGAATATATTGAGCAAGTCATTAACAGATGCCGGTATCCAATATTCATCCAATGCATCCTTAGCGTATATACCAACCATAACAGCCTGGTCAAGGCAAGCCATTTTTAAGGGAGATAAGCCTGATTTAGCAGCCGATAATGCTAAGGAAGCAAAACTATTTGAAGCTTATTGGATAAAGCATGGTTTACCAGGGTATCAGATAACCTACAGTAAATTTAGTGTGAATGAACCGTTAGTACTTTCAAATATTTCACCGGATACAACAATACTTGGTTTGGTCTGCAACGATTTGGATGAAATTATGCACGGCTCAATCTTGGGTGACAGCCAGTTGAAAATATCAACTGAGCAATGGATAGCTAAATCAAACATTGTTGAAATTATTTTGTCATTACGGGCAAGAGGTTTTCAGGTGTACATCACCTCTGATCACGGGAACATAGAAGCTACAGGATTGAAGAATTTAACCATGAAGGATAAGGTAGGTGCATTAAGTCGTGGCAAACGTCATCTTTATTTCACCAACGAAACCTTATTGCAAAGTTTTATTGACCAGAACCCTGATGTAGAAGTGGGCAAAAAAGGTCTTTCTCTTTACCTAAGAAAACAAGAGGCATTTACAACCGAAAACAGCCAGGTTATAACGCATGGTGGTTCTCATATCTGGGAGGTTTTAGTCCCATTCATCAGCATCAATGAGTAG
- a CDS encoding DEAD/DEAH box helicase family protein, producing MNYQGKEIEILSRKSVFGKQIAEVKILSTGEVKSVPFSELSDEKKIPTDAEIAFKAIAAKIKSEVFKQAMLAPIESNIVPLPHQILALEKVMAGQFLRFLIADEVGMGKTIETGLVLKELKLRGIAKRTLIVVPKSAMGQWQQEMKKHFNELFHIYDTDYINTLTRTFSRLEMDNEINIFTQHNQIIVSMDALKPIETRQGWSKEKVEEYNRYRIQSVLEAEFDLLVIDECHKVGGSSTQVGRFQMADVLCNAIPNVLLLSATPHRGKSDHFRRILQLLNADAFAGEGMPTIPELEPYVVRTEKRQAIDYNGKKLFNQRYTYKIEVPLDPVRHRKQKLLYEAVTKYVVEGFNLAQQTKNNSYGFVMILFQRMVSSSTQAIMDAMQKRADRLSSEKQEVNKENIINNMEEFGFEGQMELDFEQKVFSLVEEAQANYNTELSILQGLIRDAKDCLDTETDAKVEFLINKMTELKRIEQNPDSKFLIFTEFTSTQFMLKKVLEEKGGYVCEAINGSMDFDQRVNALRQFKEKAQVLICTDAAGESLNMQFAHIVINYDMPWNPMVLEQRIGRVDRIGQNHEVQAFNMMLDNSVDKRVYEVIEEKLNQILNQLGIDKTADVLDSTLERDQVTRLYLTSLLNPAKFEQESSNWLADIKQKLHDYKSTEGALPTTDSKDIKAEKVDMIKHSPLPKWLENLTRNYLKTKGIPYQNLIDGIRFKFPGHPENIYTFNIKESVNNPIPEPISLQHEIIQTILKEAIPFTESQVIPIVKLKQGNSTSGYWSLWHLEVKNQFETSQIIQPVFISSEGEHFAAFAQNIWDKLIQENDFFDCIGVLPVDESRRVFTTISQKSESVLQLKYEEFEAKITANTSKIKSDKEKAFAFQQKQLNRIGIDNIRHSRLKRLLQEQETWESSFSAARQIVPNLSCLLIINIVNE from the coding sequence GTGAACTATCAGGGAAAAGAAATAGAAATACTATCCAGAAAATCGGTGTTTGGAAAACAAATAGCCGAGGTGAAAATATTGTCCACCGGAGAGGTTAAGTCTGTTCCTTTTTCTGAGTTATCGGATGAAAAGAAAATTCCCACCGATGCAGAGATAGCTTTCAAAGCCATAGCTGCCAAAATCAAAAGTGAGGTGTTTAAGCAAGCCATGCTTGCACCCATTGAGAGCAATATTGTACCGCTACCGCATCAGATTCTGGCTTTGGAAAAAGTGATGGCTGGTCAGTTCCTGCGTTTCCTGATAGCAGATGAAGTGGGTATGGGTAAAACCATAGAAACCGGCCTGGTGCTAAAAGAACTGAAGTTGCGAGGCATTGCCAAACGCACCTTGATTGTAGTTCCCAAATCAGCAATGGGTCAGTGGCAGCAGGAAATGAAAAAGCATTTCAATGAACTTTTTCACATTTACGACACCGATTATATTAATACGCTAACCCGCACCTTCTCAAGGTTGGAGATGGACAATGAGATAAACATCTTCACCCAGCACAATCAGATCATCGTTTCGATGGACGCTTTGAAACCCATTGAAACACGGCAGGGATGGAGCAAGGAAAAAGTAGAAGAATACAACCGATACAGGATACAAAGCGTACTGGAAGCGGAATTTGATTTACTGGTAATTGACGAGTGCCATAAAGTAGGTGGCAGCAGTACACAGGTAGGACGCTTTCAAATGGCCGATGTGTTGTGCAACGCCATACCCAATGTGCTGTTACTTTCAGCAACACCTCACAGAGGAAAGAGTGACCACTTCCGCAGGATACTGCAATTGCTGAATGCGGATGCATTCGCTGGGGAAGGTATGCCAACCATACCTGAATTAGAGCCTTATGTGGTTCGAACTGAAAAAAGACAAGCCATAGATTACAATGGAAAGAAACTGTTCAATCAACGCTATACCTATAAAATTGAAGTACCGCTTGATCCGGTAAGACACAGAAAGCAAAAGCTGTTGTATGAAGCGGTAACCAAGTATGTAGTGGAGGGATTTAATCTGGCACAACAAACCAAAAACAACTCTTATGGATTTGTAATGATTCTTTTCCAAAGGATGGTAAGCAGCTCTACTCAGGCCATCATGGATGCCATGCAAAAACGGGCAGACAGACTTTCCAGCGAAAAGCAGGAAGTAAATAAGGAGAACATCATAAACAACATGGAGGAATTTGGATTTGAAGGCCAGATGGAATTGGATTTTGAGCAAAAGGTGTTTTCATTGGTGGAAGAAGCACAGGCAAATTACAATACAGAATTAAGCATTCTGCAGGGCTTGATTCGGGATGCAAAAGATTGTCTGGATACTGAAACGGATGCGAAAGTGGAGTTCCTGATTAATAAAATGACAGAACTAAAACGCATTGAACAGAATCCGGATTCCAAATTTCTGATATTCACTGAGTTTACCAGCACTCAATTCATGCTGAAAAAAGTGTTGGAAGAAAAAGGCGGCTATGTTTGCGAAGCCATCAATGGCTCAATGGATTTTGACCAAAGGGTAAACGCCTTAAGGCAGTTTAAAGAAAAAGCACAAGTGCTTATTTGTACCGATGCAGCAGGAGAGTCACTCAATATGCAGTTTGCACATATCGTTATCAATTACGACATGCCATGGAACCCAATGGTATTGGAGCAAAGGATAGGTCGTGTGGATCGTATCGGACAAAACCATGAAGTGCAGGCATTCAACATGATGCTGGACAACTCGGTAGATAAAAGAGTATATGAAGTAATAGAAGAAAAATTAAATCAGATTCTTAACCAGTTAGGTATTGATAAAACAGCCGATGTGCTCGACAGCACCCTGGAAAGGGATCAGGTAACCCGCTTGTACCTCACTTCATTGCTGAATCCTGCAAAATTTGAACAGGAAAGCAGTAATTGGCTGGCAGACATCAAACAAAAACTACATGACTATAAAAGTACAGAAGGCGCATTGCCAACTACAGATTCAAAGGATATTAAGGCAGAGAAGGTAGATATGATTAAACACAGTCCATTGCCTAAATGGTTGGAAAATCTTACCAGGAATTATCTGAAAACAAAAGGCATTCCTTATCAGAATCTGATTGATGGAATAAGGTTTAAATTTCCAGGACATCCTGAAAACATTTACACATTCAACATCAAGGAGAGTGTAAATAACCCTATACCAGAACCCATTTCACTGCAGCATGAAATCATTCAAACCATTTTAAAAGAAGCTATCCCCTTCACCGAATCTCAAGTTATCCCTATAGTTAAGTTAAAGCAGGGTAACTCAACATCAGGCTATTGGTCACTATGGCATTTGGAGGTTAAAAACCAATTTGAAACCAGTCAGATTATTCAACCGGTTTTTATTTCATCTGAGGGGGAACATTTTGCTGCATTTGCTCAAAATATTTGGGATAAGTTGATTCAGGAGAATGACTTTTTCGATTGTATCGGTGTTTTGCCGGTTGATGAATCGAGGAGGGTGTTCACTACCATTTCTCAGAAATCAGAAAGTGTGCTGCAATTAAAATACGAAGAGTTTGAAGCTAAAATAACAGCTAATACAAGCAAGATTAAATCGGATAAAGAAAAAGCTTTTGCATTTCAGCAAAAGCAGCTGAATAGAATCGGTATTGATAATATAAGGCATTCAAGATTGAAGCGATTGCTGCAAGAGCAGGAAACATGGGAAAGCTCTTTCTCAGCTGCCAGGCAAATTGTTCCAAACCTGAGCTGCCTTCTTATAATAAATATCGTCAATGAGTAA
- a CDS encoding four helix bundle protein → MKENVIAIKTYDFALKAIKLYQHLTAEKKEFVLSKQFLRSATSIGANVEESVGGQTEKDFFLKLNIAYKEARESHYWLRLLKDSNLVAKDLADPLIADVEEIQRILGSSVKTLKTKFNY, encoded by the coding sequence ATGAAGGAGAATGTGATTGCAATTAAAACGTATGATTTTGCGCTGAAGGCGATCAAATTGTATCAGCATTTAACTGCGGAGAAGAAGGAATTTGTATTGTCTAAGCAATTTCTGAGGTCTGCTACTTCTATTGGTGCCAATGTTGAAGAATCTGTTGGCGGGCAAACAGAAAAGGATTTTTTCTTGAAGCTGAATATAGCCTATAAGGAAGCAAGGGAAAGTCATTATTGGCTCAGATTACTAAAGGATAGCAATCTTGTAGCTAAAGATTTAGCCGACCCACTGATAGCTGATGTTGAAGAAATACAAAGGATACTTGGCTCCTCCGTCAAAACATTAAAAACCAAATTCAACTATTAA
- a CDS encoding site-specific DNA-methyltransferase gives MSEKIICLGKEFNSEEERREYFRNELRAKLPELKKIEGFPIGEDEDIINLSDPPYYTACPNPWLNAFIDEWEQEKESIAGRKKEFYVDSPYATDVSEGKNNPVYNAHSYHTKVPHPAIMRYILYYTQPGDIVLDGFAGTGMTAVAAQMCESPDLEVKQQIEVEWTKLFSSKPTWGLRKSICSDLSPIASLLATNFSGTEDLEVFDKQSKEILQEFKLKLGDVYSVKYKKEKCEVNFILYSDVYACSNCNEDIVYWGEIFDYKTDSDFEYAKCKKCNTNNDAGKLERKFKTVYDDYLGNTIQIKKSIPVQININYKGKNILVNCSDLDENYEEKVSKLKPSKYFPIVRMPEGDEARRNDRTGITHTHHFYSPENLYAISTLYDLASKYKYTFFGFFNTSWHATIMRRYNSGGGHRPKSGTLYIPSLSSVGNVYNIYENKLSQLRRFLFATRSFKEKNRIIETVSANSLGIKSNSVDYIFTDPPFGANIMYSELNFLWENWINVLTNIRTEAIENKTQKKGKLEYQELMLQCFIEFYRVLKPDRWMTVEFSNPSAAIWNSIQTALQKAGFVIANVSALDKKQGSINAYTTPTAVKQDLVISCYKPSDKFETTFKTENSDLGVWAFVSEHLKHLPIHLQKGNNTTSIIERSSKILHDRLITFYLMRGLPIPIDSKDFQEGLRQRFVERDGMYFTAEQAAEYDEKKAKAPQFVQLSFIVTNESDAIEWLKDRLRKQAQKYQDIMPDFRIATQSLRKGDTLPELQEILNENFIQEPDGRWRTPDPNEAKDREALRTKVLLKEFNGYVTAISQPRAKKLKEVRVEALRAGFKNCWEQKDFKTIVTLGDMIPQNILLEDEQLLMYYDIAKDRV, from the coding sequence ATGAGTGAAAAAATAATTTGTTTAGGCAAGGAATTTAACAGCGAAGAAGAACGCAGAGAGTACTTCCGAAATGAACTGCGGGCTAAGCTGCCGGAGCTTAAGAAGATTGAAGGCTTTCCCATTGGGGAAGATGAAGACATTATTAACCTGAGCGACCCGCCTTACTATACGGCCTGCCCCAACCCCTGGCTGAATGCGTTTATTGACGAATGGGAACAAGAAAAGGAGAGCATAGCTGGTAGGAAGAAGGAATTTTATGTGGACAGTCCCTACGCAACTGATGTAAGTGAAGGGAAAAATAATCCAGTTTACAATGCACACAGTTATCACACAAAAGTGCCCCATCCTGCAATCATGCGGTACATACTTTATTACACACAACCAGGAGATATAGTATTAGATGGGTTTGCTGGAACTGGGATGACAGCAGTAGCTGCTCAAATGTGTGAGAGCCCAGATTTAGAGGTGAAACAACAAATTGAAGTGGAATGGACGAAATTATTTTCATCTAAGCCTACATGGGGTTTAAGAAAAAGTATTTGTTCTGATTTAAGTCCTATCGCTTCCCTTTTGGCCACAAATTTTTCTGGTACTGAAGATTTAGAAGTTTTTGACAAGCAATCAAAAGAAATTTTACAAGAATTCAAGCTTAAGTTGGGAGACGTCTATAGCGTAAAGTATAAGAAAGAAAAGTGTGAAGTGAATTTCATTTTATACAGCGATGTTTATGCATGTTCTAATTGTAATGAAGATATTGTTTACTGGGGCGAAATTTTTGATTATAAAACGGATAGCGATTTTGAATATGCTAAATGCAAAAAATGTAATACAAATAATGATGCTGGGAAACTTGAGCGAAAATTTAAAACTGTGTATGATGATTATTTGGGAAATACCATTCAAATAAAAAAATCAATTCCTGTTCAGATTAACATCAATTATAAAGGAAAGAATATATTGGTTAACTGCTCGGATTTAGATGAGAATTATGAAGAAAAGGTGTCAAAACTTAAGCCAAGCAAGTACTTTCCAATAGTTAGAATGCCAGAGGGCGATGAGGCAAGAAGAAATGATAGAACTGGAATAACGCATACACATCATTTTTATAGTCCGGAAAATCTTTATGCAATTTCAACCCTTTATGATTTAGCATCAAAGTACAAATACACCTTTTTTGGTTTCTTTAATACCTCCTGGCATGCTACTATAATGAGAAGGTATAATTCTGGGGGTGGTCATCGACCTAAATCAGGCACCTTATACATCCCATCACTTTCTTCTGTTGGAAACGTCTATAACATATATGAAAATAAACTTTCCCAATTAAGACGCTTTCTCTTTGCTACTCGATCATTCAAAGAAAAGAACAGAATTATAGAAACAGTATCTGCCAATAGTCTTGGGATAAAAAGTAATTCAGTTGATTATATTTTCACTGACCCCCCATTTGGGGCAAATATTATGTATTCTGAGTTGAATTTTTTATGGGAAAATTGGATTAACGTACTTACTAACATTAGAACTGAAGCTATTGAAAATAAAACTCAGAAGAAGGGAAAACTGGAATATCAAGAATTAATGCTACAGTGTTTTATAGAATTTTATAGAGTATTAAAACCTGACAGGTGGATGACTGTAGAGTTTAGCAACCCAAGTGCGGCAATATGGAACTCTATACAGACAGCATTGCAAAAAGCAGGGTTTGTAATTGCGAATGTGTCAGCTTTGGATAAAAAGCAAGGTAGTATAAATGCATATACTACTCCCACAGCGGTTAAACAAGATCTTGTAATAAGTTGCTATAAACCATCAGATAAATTCGAAACCACATTCAAGACTGAAAATTCGGACTTGGGAGTTTGGGCATTTGTTTCAGAACATCTTAAACATCTACCAATTCATCTTCAAAAAGGAAATAATACTACATCGATTATTGAGCGAAGTTCGAAAATTCTACATGACAGACTTATTACATTTTACTTAATGAGAGGCTTGCCTATTCCTATAGATTCAAAAGATTTCCAGGAAGGCCTAAGACAACGCTTTGTAGAAAGAGATGGAATGTACTTTACTGCTGAGCAGGCTGCAGAATATGATGAGAAGAAGGCAAAGGCACCGCAGTTTGTGCAGTTATCATTTATCGTAACTAATGAGTCTGATGCCATTGAATGGCTAAAAGACCGCTTACGCAAGCAGGCACAGAAATACCAGGACATCATGCCTGATTTCCGCATTGCTACCCAATCACTTCGCAAAGGTGATACGCTACCGGAGTTGCAGGAAATCCTCAACGAAAACTTTATTCAGGAACCGGATGGCCGATGGCGTACACCAGACCCCAACGAAGCCAAAGACCGGGAGGCATTGCGTACTAAGGTGCTGCTGAAAGAGTTTAATGGCTATGTAACTGCCATTAGTCAGCCACGGGCCAAGAAACTTAAAGAAGTGCGGGTGGAAGCCCTGCGTGCCGGTTTCAAAAACTGCTGGGAGCAAAAGGATTTCAAAACCATTGTTACCCTTGGTGATATGATTCCGCAAAACATTCTGCTGGAAGACGAGCAGTTGTTGATGTATTACGATATAGCTAAAGACAGGGTGTAA
- a CDS encoding DNA methylase, which translates to MEIPEPTKIICLGKEFNSEEERREYFRNELRAKLPELKKIEGFPIGEDEDIINLSDPPYYTACPNPWLNDFIAEWEQEKESIPGRQKDFHVDEPYASDVSEGKYDPMYLYHPYLTKVPHKAILKFILHYTQPGDVVFDGFAGTGMTGVAARCCGSLDFQSRFKIEEEFKNLSIKQPEWGTRKSICSDLSPLASFIAFNYNSKIDLENFDLTAKRILKLLKDKCLWMYETSHSNGGKGIINYTLWSDVFICPSCNSEIIFWENAVNKEEGKVLDSFNCPHCNYETNKKELSPAVITYYDEILGKSTSEDKSVPVLINYSYGGKRFQKKPDKSDLINYEKVQSFKSENWLPIIRMPEGDESRRNDKKGITHVHQFYSKRNLITLSTLKSLIDEPIYNVLITKVAFQTTKLYRFTYQSGVWGAGGGPLSGTLYIPSLIKEINILNQFEDAVNGRKKIAPPKLNSDVINSLQSATSLQNIKSDSVDYIFTDPPFGSNLMYSELNFLAESWLKILTNNKSEAIENKSQNKTVLEYQDLMTNCFKEYYRILKPSKWMTVEFSNTSAAIWNSIQTALQRAGFIIANVAGLDKQKTSFKAVTSPTAVKQDLVISCYKPTLSFENNFKSQQGEVATWDFVREHLNHLPAHIKKDNSTTAIVERSPKILFDRLITFYLMRGLPVPIDAKDFQEGLKQRFVERDGMYFTGEQAAEYDEKKAKAPQFVQLSLIVTNESDAIEWLKDRLRKQAQKYQDIMPDFRIATQSLRKGDTLPELQDILNENFIQESDGRWRTPDPNEAKDREALRTKVLLKEFNGYVTAISQPRAKKLKEVRVEALRAGFKNCWEQKDFKTIVTLGDMIPQNILLEDEQLLMYYDIAKDRV; encoded by the coding sequence ATGGAAATACCTGAACCAACCAAAATAATCTGCCTCGGCAAGGAATTTAACAGCGAAGAAGAACGCAGGGAATACTTCCGCAATGAACTGCGGGCTAAACTGCCGGAGCTAAAGAAGATTGAAGGCTTTCCCATTGGCGAAGATGAAGACATCATTAACCTGAGCGACCCGCCTTACTATACGGCTTGCCCCAACCCCTGGCTGAATGATTTTATTGCCGAATGGGAACAAGAAAAGGAAAGCATACCGGGGAGGCAAAAGGACTTCCATGTAGATGAGCCTTATGCAAGTGATGTGAGTGAGGGGAAATATGATCCTATGTATTTATATCACCCTTATTTAACCAAGGTCCCCCACAAGGCAATATTGAAATTTATTCTTCACTACACTCAACCTGGTGATGTCGTTTTCGATGGTTTTGCAGGAACAGGGATGACAGGAGTTGCAGCGAGATGCTGCGGTTCACTTGACTTTCAATCAAGATTTAAAATTGAAGAAGAATTTAAAAACTTATCAATCAAACAACCTGAATGGGGCACGAGAAAATCTATTTGTAGCGATTTAAGTCCCTTGGCTTCATTCATTGCTTTCAACTACAACTCTAAAATTGATTTAGAGAATTTTGATCTTACAGCAAAAAGAATTCTTAAATTATTAAAGGATAAATGTTTATGGATGTATGAGACATCACATTCAAATGGTGGAAAAGGAATAATAAATTACACTCTTTGGAGTGATGTGTTTATTTGTCCTTCTTGCAATTCAGAAATTATTTTTTGGGAAAATGCTGTAAACAAGGAAGAAGGAAAAGTTCTTGATAGTTTTAATTGTCCGCATTGTAATTACGAAACAAATAAAAAAGAGTTATCACCAGCGGTCATAACTTATTATGATGAGATTCTCGGAAAAAGTACTTCTGAAGACAAATCTGTTCCTGTGCTTATAAACTACTCATATGGTGGTAAAAGATTTCAAAAGAAACCAGACAAATCTGACTTAATAAACTATGAGAAGGTGCAGTCCTTTAAAAGTGAAAATTGGCTACCAATTATTCGCATGCCTGAAGGTGATGAGTCAAGACGAAATGATAAAAAAGGAATTACTCACGTTCATCAATTTTATTCAAAAAGGAATTTAATCACACTAAGCACGTTAAAATCACTTATTGATGAGCCGATTTATAACGTTCTAATAACAAAAGTTGCTTTTCAAACTACAAAACTATATCGATTCACTTATCAAAGCGGTGTTTGGGGAGCTGGTGGAGGACCATTATCAGGAACTCTTTATATCCCTTCCTTAATAAAGGAGATTAATATTTTAAATCAATTTGAGGATGCAGTTAATGGGAGAAAAAAAATAGCTCCACCAAAATTGAACTCTGATGTTATTAATTCATTGCAGTCAGCAACTTCGCTTCAAAACATAAAAAGTGATAGTGTAGATTATATTTTTACCGACCCACCTTTTGGTTCAAATTTGATGTATTCAGAACTTAATTTTTTAGCTGAATCGTGGCTTAAAATACTAACCAACAATAAAAGTGAAGCAATTGAAAACAAGTCACAAAACAAAACGGTCTTGGAGTATCAAGATCTTATGACTAATTGTTTTAAAGAGTATTATCGAATTTTAAAGCCATCTAAATGGATGACTGTAGAATTTAGTAATACAAGTGCTGCCATTTGGAATAGCATTCAAACCGCATTGCAAAGAGCTGGTTTTATTATTGCAAATGTTGCTGGATTAGATAAGCAAAAAACAAGTTTTAAAGCTGTAACGAGTCCAACAGCAGTTAAACAAGATCTCGTTATAAGTTGCTATAAGCCAACATTGTCCTTTGAAAATAATTTTAAGTCTCAACAAGGGGAAGTTGCAACTTGGGATTTTGTGAGAGAACACCTTAATCATTTGCCTGCACACATTAAAAAAGATAACAGTACGACTGCAATTGTTGAAAGGAGTCCTAAAATTCTATTTGACCGCCTTATCACCTTTTATTTAATGCGTGGTTTGCCGGTACCCATTGATGCCAAAGATTTCCAGGAAGGTTTGAAGCAGCGATTTGTTGAAAGGGATGGCATGTACTTTACTGGTGAGCAGGCTGCCGAGTATGATGAGAAAAAGGCAAAGGCACCACAGTTTGTTCAGTTGTCACTTATTGTAACTAATGAGTCTGATGCCATTGAATGGCTTAAAGATCGCTTACGCAAGCAGGCACAAAAATACCAGGACATCATGCCTGATTTCCGAATTGCCACCCAATCACTCCGTAAGGGTGATACTTTGCCGGAGCTGCAGGACATTCTCAATGAAAACTTCATTCAGGAGTCCGATGGTCGCTGGCGTACACCAGACCCCAACGAGGCAAAAGACCGTGAGGCACTTCGCACCAAAGTGCTGTTGAAAGAGTTTAACGGCTATGTAACTGCCATCAGTCAGCCACGGGCCAAGAAACTCAAAGAAGTGCGGGTAGAAGCCTTGCGAGCCGGTTTCAAAAACTGCTGGGAGCAAAAGGATTTCAAAACCATTGTTACCCTCGGAGATATGATTCCGCAAAACATTCTGCTGGAAGACGAGCAGTTGTTGATGTATTACGATATAGCAAAAGATAGAGTATGA